A genomic segment from Maniola jurtina chromosome 16, ilManJurt1.1, whole genome shotgun sequence encodes:
- the LOC123872986 gene encoding putative ATP-dependent RNA helicase DHX57 isoform X2 — translation MDYNSRQLAEDTFLRVPVDARVRKHKDEQEEESHPSLKVEMQTIRLNPDSQKLVLDTLRFIHGQDFKLESSSSYKDKGSNLGNRFWMERGNLVVRGGCDYSLTPKPDIKSSETRLREFALSKLAKYCFHKPHCAEALENAAENVDSALEILFMKYFNVTQQEKPENIPSKTELLEMRMDEKAVLESIYENSFKANDANIWTVNLDLDYLTNVYKSTDAQVPKKREDKNTNFKTKKKEACKLFLRGSCRFGAKCKFSHETEAENKRKEIAYTDSEKVSYELEIMFPENSLYPYEPPVLFFKPQHSSSLIPELTCLRITARLYDEAKILAQDGVPSIYTLVELLNNEEDILNFIKFDTRKFPEPFEALFPQLIENSNSKKVTHPSHYKKGETKDRSNINFNTILKENSEIVRWWLDKRDNNKYHKMLSSRKKLPAWKKRKEILDAMDKSQVIVISGETGCGKSTQVPQYILDDWLDSYSHGGREHVDIVCTQPRRISAIGVADRVAEERVERTGQIVGYQIRLESKVSSKTRLTFCTTGILLRRLEYDPQLQSITHILVDEVHERSEESDFLLLILKDLIKVRKDLTIVLMSATMNADLFSGYFNKVPVIEIPGRTFPVEQLFLDDVMDITNYVLEENGPYARKVKKGDREKRIDFETEFETCDVKSEATEPPKASIRDENLSISQMVARYPNCSKLACKNLYLMDTEKINLDLVEHVLTYIVEGDHSWPREGAILIFLPGIGEIMSLHDQLAESHTFSPNTGKYVLVPLHSTLSSEEQARVFKKPRPGARKIVLSTNIAETSVTIDDCVFVVDCGRMKEKRFDSNRNMESLDLVWVSRANAKQRRGRAGRVMPGVCIHLFTSHRYTHHFAEQPVPEIHRVPLEQLLLKLKILPLFQNMNVHEVLGKTIEPPLKSNIDGALTRLQDVGALDKSFVLTALGKHLAALPVDVRIGKLMLFGAIFCCVDSALTMAAFLSHKSPFVAPFGKKTEADAKRREFACSNSDQLTTLRAYRRWQQALKSSTHAALVFSNEHFLSHNTLMMLADIKHQLLGLLASIGFVPDMPALRRKMRKDSVASLTGDELNCNGNNDKLLAAILCAALYPNVVKVLTPEKAFHMQASGAIPRQPTPDELKFKTKSDGYVALHPSSVNSTIGYFASPYLVYQEKVKTSRVFIRECSMVPQLPLVLFSGCTLAVELHNGTFIVSLEDGWIMFQVEKHEVAEMLKTIRVELINLLEEKIKDPSLDLLHYEKGNKIIKTIVQIISKD, via the exons ATGGATTACAACAGTAGACAACTGGCCGAAGACACCTTTCTACGAGTACCAGTAGACGCCCGAGTGAG GAAACATAAAGATGAGCAAGAAGAAGAGAGTCATCCATCTCTCAAAGTGGAGATGCAAACCATTCGTCTCAATCCCGACTCACAGAAACTTGTATTGGACACGCTTAGATTTATCCACGGCCAAGATTTTAAACTGGAAAGTAGTAGCAGCTACAAG GACAAAGGTTCAAACCTGGGAAATCGTTTCTGGATGGAAAGAGGCAATCTAGTGGTTAGAGGAGGGTGTGATTACTCACTCACACCCAAACCAGACATAAAATCCTCTGAAACGAGGTTGCGAGAGTTTGCATTGTCAAAATTAGCAAA ATATTGCTTTCACAAGCCACATTGTGCGGAAGCCTTAGAAAATGCAGCAGAAAATGTTGATAGTGCACTAGAAATCCTATTTATGAAATATTTCAATGTTACTCAACAAGAAAAACCTGAAAATATCCCTTCTAAAACAGAATTACTGGAAATGAGAATGGACGAAAAAGCAGTATTGGAATCGATTTACGAAAACAGTTTTAAAGCGAATGATGCAAATATATGGACTGTGAACCTTGATCTGGATTATTTAACAAATGTTTATAAAAGTACAGATGCCCAGGTTCCAAAGAAAAGAGAAGACAAAAATACGAATTTCAAAACGAAAAAGAAAGAAGCGTGCAAACTCTTTTTACGAGGTTCTTGCAGATTTGGTGCTAAATGCAAATTTTCACACGAAACAGAAGCAGAAAATAAACGGAAAGAAATTGCTTATACAGATAGTGAAAAAGTTTCTTATGAATTAGAAATAATGTTTCCAGAAAACTCTTTATATCCTTACGAACCTCCAGTACTATTTTTTAAACCACAGCATAGTTCCAGTTTGATACCAGAGCTAACATGTTTGCGAATAACCGCTAGATTATATGACGAAGCCAAAATATTAGCCCAAGACGGTGTACCAAGTATTTACACACTAGTAGAATTATTGAACAACGAAGAAgatatattaaattttataaagttTGATACTAGAAAATTCCCAGAACCGTTTGAAGCATTATTCCCTCAGCTAATAGAAAATTCGAATTCAAAGAAGGTAACACACCCTTCTCATTATAAGAAAGGGGAAACCAAAGATAgatcaaatattaattttaatacaatattgAAAGAAAACAGTGAAATAGTTAGATGGTGGTTAGACAAACGCGATAATAATAAGTATCATAAAATGTTGTCTAGCAGGAAAAAGTTACCAGCATGGAAAAAACGGAAAGAAATTTTAGATGCAATGGATAAATCACAG GTAATAGTAATAAGCGGGGAGACGGGTTGCGGCAAGAGTACGCAAGTGCCGCAGTACATTCTGGACGACTGGCTCGACAGCTACAGCCACGGAGGGCGCGAGCACGTGGACATAGTGTGTACTCAGCCCAGGAGGATATCCGCTATTGGGGTAGCCGACAGAGTGGCTGAGGAACGGGTTGAGAGGACAGGGCAGATTGTCGGCTATCag ATCAGATTAGAAAGCAAAGTTTCTTCTAAAACAAGACTAACCTTCTGCACCACCGGCATTTTACTGCGAAGATTAGAATACGATCCACAGTTACAATCTATCACTCATATATTAGTCGACGAAGTTCACGAAAGGTCTGAAGAGAGCGATTTTCTTCTACTCATACTGAAGGACCTTATCAAAGTACGGAAGGACTTAACTATTGTGCTTATGAGTGCGACAATGAACGCCGATTTGTTCTCGGGTTACTTTAACAAGGTTCCAGTTATTGAAATACCAG gTCGAACTTTTCCAGTGGAACAACTGTTTTTGGATGACGTTATGGACATTACAAATTATGTTTTAGAAGAAAATGGTCCATACGCGCGAAAAGTTAAGAAAG GTGATAGAGAGAAGAGGATAGACTTCGAAACTGAGTTCGAAACATGTGACGTCAAATCGGAAGCAACGGAACCGCCTAAGGCGTCGATACGTGACGAAAACCTCTCAATATCGCAAATGGTCGCACGGTATCCAAACTGTAGCAAATTAGCGTGCAAGAATTTGTATCTCATGGACACTGAAAAG ATAAATCTAGACCTCGTAGAACATGTTCTAACGTACATAGTGGAAGGCGATCACTCGTGGCCGCGAGAGGgcgccattttgattttcctGCCCGGCATCGGAGAGATTATGTCCTTGCACGACCAACTGGCTGAAAGTCACACGTTTAGTCCAAA TACAGGTAAATACGTATTAGTGCCGCTCCACTCAACACTGTCAAGCGAAGAACAGGCGCGGGTGTTTAAGAAACCTCGGCCCGGGGCGAGGAAGATTGTGCTTTCAACCAACATAGCGGAGACTTCGGTTACTATAGACGACTGCGTTTTTGTTGTTGACTGCGGACGGATGAAGGAGAAAAG GTTCGATTCCAACCGCAACATGGAATCCTTAGACCTAGTGTGGGTGTCGCGAGCCAACGCGAAGCAACGTAGAGGCCGCGCCGGTAGGGTCATGCCCGGGGTCTGCATACATCTGTTCACATCCCATCGATACACCCATCACTTTGCGGAACAACCCGTACCGGAGATACATAGAGTGCCATTGGAACAACTGTTATTGAAGCTGAAGATTCTGCCGCTATTTCAGAACATGAACGTACATGAAGTATTAG GTAAAACGATAGAACCTCCCCTCAAATCCAACATAGACGGTGCATTAACCCGCTTGCAAGACGTGGGTGCTTTAGACAAATCTTTTGTCCTCACTGCGCTCGGGAAGCACTTGGCGGCGCTACCAGTGGACGTGAGGATAGGGAAGCTGATGCTATTCGGCGCTATATTCTGCTGTGTGGACTCGGCTTTAACTATGGCGGCTTTTTTGAGCCACAAAAGCCCTTTTGTCGCGCCTTTTGGGAAAAAG ACAGAGGCTGACGCAAAAAGGAGAGAATTCGCTTGTTCGAATAGTGATCAGTTGACTACGTTAAGAGCTTATAGG AGATGGCAGCAAG CACTAAAGTCAAGCACGCACGCGGCGCTAGTGTTCTCCAACGAGCACTTCCTCTCACACAATACGCTCATGATGCTCGCCGATATCAAGCACCAGCTGCTCGGCTTGCTGGCTTCCATCGGCTTCGTACCCGACATGCCCGCTCTGAGGAGGAAGATGAGGAAGGATTCCGTTGCTTCATTGACTGGGGATGAA TTGAACTGCAATGGAAATAATGACAAATTGTTGGCTGCGATTCTGTGCGCTGCGTTATATCCTAATGTCGTGAAG gtgCTAACCCCAGAAAAAGCGTTTCACATGCAAGCAAGTGGCGCCATACCTCGCCAGCCGACACCAGACGAGCTGAAGTTCAAGACCAAATCGGACGGCTACGTAGCCCTCCACCCCTCCTCTGTTAACTCCACCATAGGATACTTCGCGAGCCCATATCTAGTGTACCAAGAGAAGGTGAAAACGTCGAGGGTTTTTATACGGGAGTGCTCTATGGTGCCTCAGTTGCCGTTGGTTTTGTTTTCTG GTTGTACGTTAGCTGTGGAGCTTCATAATGGCACATTTATCGTTTCCTTGGAAGACGGATGGATTATGTTCCAAGTTGAAAAGCATGAA GTTGCCGAAATGCTAAAGACGATTCGTGTGGAACTCATCAATCTTCTAGAAGAGAAGATTAAAGATCCCTCGTTGGACCTGCTGCATTATGAGAAAGGAAACAAAATCATCAAGACAATCGTCCAAATTATATCTAAAGATTAA
- the LOC123872986 gene encoding putative ATP-dependent RNA helicase DHX57 isoform X1, translated as MDYNSRQLAEDTFLRVPVDARVRKHKDEQEEESHPSLKVEMQTIRLNPDSQKLVLDTLRFIHGQDFKLESSSSYKDKGSNLGNRFWMERGNLVVRGGCDYSLTPKPDIKSSETRLREFALSKLAKYCFHKPHCAEALENAAENVDSALEILFMKYFNVTQQEKPENIPSKTELLEMRMDEKAVLESIYENSFKANDANIWTVNLDLDYLTNVYKSTDAQVPKKREDKNTNFKTKKKEACKLFLRGSCRFGAKCKFSHETEAENKRKEIAYTDSEKVSYELEIMFPENSLYPYEPPVLFFKPQHSSSLIPELTCLRITARLYDEAKILAQDGVPSIYTLVELLNNEEDILNFIKFDTRKFPEPFEALFPQLIENSNSKKVTHPSHYKKGETKDRSNINFNTILKENSEIVRWWLDKRDNNKYHKMLSSRKKLPAWKKRKEILDAMDKSQVIVISGETGCGKSTQVPQYILDDWLDSYSHGGREHVDIVCTQPRRISAIGVADRVAEERVERTGQIVGYQIRLESKVSSKTRLTFCTTGILLRRLEYDPQLQSITHILVDEVHERSEESDFLLLILKDLIKVRKDLTIVLMSATMNADLFSGYFNKVPVIEIPGRTFPVEQLFLDDVMDITNYVLEENGPYARKVKKGDREKRIDFETEFETCDVKSEATEPPKASIRDENLSISQMVARYPNCSKLACKNLYLMDTEKINLDLVEHVLTYIVEGDHSWPREGAILIFLPGIGEIMSLHDQLAESHTFSPNTGKYVLVPLHSTLSSEEQARVFKKPRPGARKIVLSTNIAETSVTIDDCVFVVDCGRMKEKRFDSNRNMESLDLVWVSRANAKQRRGRAGRVMPGVCIHLFTSHRYTHHFAEQPVPEIHRVPLEQLLLKLKILPLFQNMNVHEVLGKTIEPPLKSNIDGALTRLQDVGALDKSFVLTALGKHLAALPVDVRIGKLMLFGAIFCCVDSALTMAAFLSHKSPFVAPFGKKTEADAKRREFACSNSDQLTTLRAYRRWQQALKSSTHAALVFSNEHFLSHKTLMMLADIKHQLLGLLASIGFVPDMPALRRKMRKDSVASLTGDELNCNGNNDKLLAAILCAALYPNVVKVLTPEKAFHMQASGAIPRQPTPDELKFKTKSDGYVALHPSSVNSTIGYFASPYLVYQEKVKTSRVFIRECSMVPQLPLVLFSGCTLAVELHNGTFIVSLEDGWIMFQVEKHEVAEMLKTIRVELINLLEEKIKDPSLDLLHYEKGNKIIKTIVQIISKD; from the exons ATGGATTACAACAGTAGACAACTGGCCGAAGACACCTTTCTACGAGTACCAGTAGACGCCCGAGTGAG GAAACATAAAGATGAGCAAGAAGAAGAGAGTCATCCATCTCTCAAAGTGGAGATGCAAACCATTCGTCTCAATCCCGACTCACAGAAACTTGTATTGGACACGCTTAGATTTATCCACGGCCAAGATTTTAAACTGGAAAGTAGTAGCAGCTACAAG GACAAAGGTTCAAACCTGGGAAATCGTTTCTGGATGGAAAGAGGCAATCTAGTGGTTAGAGGAGGGTGTGATTACTCACTCACACCCAAACCAGACATAAAATCCTCTGAAACGAGGTTGCGAGAGTTTGCATTGTCAAAATTAGCAAA ATATTGCTTTCACAAGCCACATTGTGCGGAAGCCTTAGAAAATGCAGCAGAAAATGTTGATAGTGCACTAGAAATCCTATTTATGAAATATTTCAATGTTACTCAACAAGAAAAACCTGAAAATATCCCTTCTAAAACAGAATTACTGGAAATGAGAATGGACGAAAAAGCAGTATTGGAATCGATTTACGAAAACAGTTTTAAAGCGAATGATGCAAATATATGGACTGTGAACCTTGATCTGGATTATTTAACAAATGTTTATAAAAGTACAGATGCCCAGGTTCCAAAGAAAAGAGAAGACAAAAATACGAATTTCAAAACGAAAAAGAAAGAAGCGTGCAAACTCTTTTTACGAGGTTCTTGCAGATTTGGTGCTAAATGCAAATTTTCACACGAAACAGAAGCAGAAAATAAACGGAAAGAAATTGCTTATACAGATAGTGAAAAAGTTTCTTATGAATTAGAAATAATGTTTCCAGAAAACTCTTTATATCCTTACGAACCTCCAGTACTATTTTTTAAACCACAGCATAGTTCCAGTTTGATACCAGAGCTAACATGTTTGCGAATAACCGCTAGATTATATGACGAAGCCAAAATATTAGCCCAAGACGGTGTACCAAGTATTTACACACTAGTAGAATTATTGAACAACGAAGAAgatatattaaattttataaagttTGATACTAGAAAATTCCCAGAACCGTTTGAAGCATTATTCCCTCAGCTAATAGAAAATTCGAATTCAAAGAAGGTAACACACCCTTCTCATTATAAGAAAGGGGAAACCAAAGATAgatcaaatattaattttaatacaatattgAAAGAAAACAGTGAAATAGTTAGATGGTGGTTAGACAAACGCGATAATAATAAGTATCATAAAATGTTGTCTAGCAGGAAAAAGTTACCAGCATGGAAAAAACGGAAAGAAATTTTAGATGCAATGGATAAATCACAG GTAATAGTAATAAGCGGGGAGACGGGTTGCGGCAAGAGTACGCAAGTGCCGCAGTACATTCTGGACGACTGGCTCGACAGCTACAGCCACGGAGGGCGCGAGCACGTGGACATAGTGTGTACTCAGCCCAGGAGGATATCCGCTATTGGGGTAGCCGACAGAGTGGCTGAGGAACGGGTTGAGAGGACAGGGCAGATTGTCGGCTATCag ATCAGATTAGAAAGCAAAGTTTCTTCTAAAACAAGACTAACCTTCTGCACCACCGGCATTTTACTGCGAAGATTAGAATACGATCCACAGTTACAATCTATCACTCATATATTAGTCGACGAAGTTCACGAAAGGTCTGAAGAGAGCGATTTTCTTCTACTCATACTGAAGGACCTTATCAAAGTACGGAAGGACTTAACTATTGTGCTTATGAGTGCGACAATGAACGCCGATTTGTTCTCGGGTTACTTTAACAAGGTTCCAGTTATTGAAATACCAG gTCGAACTTTTCCAGTGGAACAACTGTTTTTGGATGACGTTATGGACATTACAAATTATGTTTTAGAAGAAAATGGTCCATACGCGCGAAAAGTTAAGAAAG GTGATAGAGAGAAGAGGATAGACTTCGAAACTGAGTTCGAAACATGTGACGTCAAATCGGAAGCAACGGAACCGCCTAAGGCGTCGATACGTGACGAAAACCTCTCAATATCGCAAATGGTCGCACGGTATCCAAACTGTAGCAAATTAGCGTGCAAGAATTTGTATCTCATGGACACTGAAAAG ATAAATCTAGACCTCGTAGAACATGTTCTAACGTACATAGTGGAAGGCGATCACTCGTGGCCGCGAGAGGgcgccattttgattttcctGCCCGGCATCGGAGAGATTATGTCCTTGCACGACCAACTGGCTGAAAGTCACACGTTTAGTCCAAA TACAGGTAAATACGTATTAGTGCCGCTCCACTCAACACTGTCAAGCGAAGAACAGGCGCGGGTGTTTAAGAAACCTCGGCCCGGGGCGAGGAAGATTGTGCTTTCAACCAACATAGCGGAGACTTCGGTTACTATAGACGACTGCGTTTTTGTTGTTGACTGCGGACGGATGAAGGAGAAAAG GTTCGATTCCAACCGCAACATGGAATCCTTAGACCTAGTGTGGGTGTCGCGAGCCAACGCGAAGCAACGTAGAGGCCGCGCCGGTAGGGTCATGCCCGGGGTCTGCATACATCTGTTCACATCCCATCGATACACCCATCACTTTGCGGAACAACCCGTACCGGAGATACATAGAGTGCCATTGGAACAACTGTTATTGAAGCTGAAGATTCTGCCGCTATTTCAGAACATGAACGTACATGAAGTATTAG GTAAAACGATAGAACCTCCCCTCAAATCCAACATAGACGGTGCATTAACCCGCTTGCAAGACGTGGGTGCTTTAGACAAATCTTTTGTCCTCACTGCGCTCGGGAAGCACTTGGCGGCGCTACCAGTGGACGTGAGGATAGGGAAGCTGATGCTATTCGGCGCTATATTCTGCTGTGTGGACTCGGCTTTAACTATGGCGGCTTTTTTGAGCCACAAAAGCCCTTTTGTCGCGCCTTTTGGGAAAAAG ACAGAGGCTGACGCAAAAAGGAGAGAATTCGCTTGTTCGAATAGTGATCAGTTGACTACGTTAAGAGCTTATAGG AGATGGCAGCAAGCGCTAAAGTCAAGCACACACGCGGCGCTAGTGTTCTCCAACGAGCACTTCCTTTCGCACAAGACGCTCATGATGCTCGCCGATATCAAGCACCAGCTGCTCGGCTTGCTGGCTTCCATCGGCTTCGTACCCGACATGCCCGCTCTGAGGAGGAAGATGAGGAAGGATTCCGTTGCTTCATTGACTGGGGATGAA TTGAACTGCAATGGAAATAATGACAAATTGTTGGCTGCGATTCTGTGCGCTGCGTTATATCCTAATGTCGTGAAG gtgCTAACCCCAGAAAAAGCGTTTCACATGCAAGCAAGTGGCGCCATACCTCGCCAGCCGACACCAGACGAGCTGAAGTTCAAGACCAAATCGGACGGCTACGTAGCCCTCCACCCCTCCTCTGTTAACTCCACCATAGGATACTTCGCGAGCCCATATCTAGTGTACCAAGAGAAGGTGAAAACGTCGAGGGTTTTTATACGGGAGTGCTCTATGGTGCCTCAGTTGCCGTTGGTTTTGTTTTCTG GTTGTACGTTAGCTGTGGAGCTTCATAATGGCACATTTATCGTTTCCTTGGAAGACGGATGGATTATGTTCCAAGTTGAAAAGCATGAA GTTGCCGAAATGCTAAAGACGATTCGTGTGGAACTCATCAATCTTCTAGAAGAGAAGATTAAAGATCCCTCGTTGGACCTGCTGCATTATGAGAAAGGAAACAAAATCATCAAGACAATCGTCCAAATTATATCTAAAGATTAA
- the LOC123872987 gene encoding uncharacterized protein LOC123872987: protein MKKGRCFELLTKALASTSTESTNSTAVENTELISRYPLIIDQHPYQISHEEKRGEEINHVSTSDSVLPDKVCDNTTTAATISSSCSSSTASDFDSDDSVFDKDYIPPQTKNKISVIDSDSDIDFIENSQQNNIRVSESPEREDFEPENQTDQASENVIQLTKKGSVRKRKHYDTSLRERTRAKKELKTNTKYCVKPGCGEECKKKCSSNISEIQRGIINKQFRNFTWREQYIYIINNTSQTIPARRTKKNPNSKVINRGKTITYFMLNENNEKVTVCKIFFLTTLGFEKKNDKVLRNALKQAQVQEITDMRGCNPNPKKIDNKPIIDHINSFHPAVSHYRRVHAPNRKYLPSELNIRDMYKDFCDKMGITEQSAPEDCVSYDHYRRVIKELNISFAKLGNEECEICEKYKLHNPDFKEIRHRNCTGCKEYELHHRRYIVARQKYDEDKSRQMSMQDQTSDTMYYSVDLEKVIMCPRLDEFKVAIFCPRLILFNESFVPLGDKKFRGARDTFACIWHEAIAGRKKDDIISCFRAFFLQYRDVKHITLWLDNCAAQNKNWGLFSYLLYLINSSDVNLETITLKYLEVGHTYMSADEFHHQVELSLKKKKRIYDFEDFHHAVSDTHRKITVKKMVVSDFCKFEDCSSSYKLQNMTPRVYLSNMCEVTFRREINTIAFRTDFDGIERELDFLRVKNIKIGIPRPAIKTQFRGVNKKRKSDIIDQLLSLMPENRRAFWRNLPVNDNSVDLINEYEEDVDK, encoded by the coding sequence ATGAAAAAAGGTCGATGCTTTGAGTTACTTACTAAAGCTTTAGCTTCCACAAGTACGGAAAGCACAAATAGTACTGCTGTAGAAAATACAGAGCTAATTTCACGGTATCCCTTAATTATCGACCAACACCCTTACCAAATAAGCCATGAAGAGAAGAGAGGTGAAGAAATTAACCACGTCTCTACATCTGACAGTGTTCTTCCGGATAAAGTCTGCGATAATACCACCACTGCAGCTACTATCAGCAGCAGCTGCAGCAGTTCAACAGCAAGTGACTTTGACTCTGATGATTCAGTTTTCGATAAAGATTACATTCCAccacaaacaaaaaacaaaattagtgTTATCGACTCTGATTCAGATATTGATTTCATAGAGAACTCACAACAAAACAACATTCGCGTATCCGAATCACCTGAACGAGAAGATTTTGAGCCCGAAAATCAGACTGACCAGGCTTCTGAAAATGTAATCCAACTTACCAAGAAAGGAAGTGTACGTAAACGCAAACATTACGATACTTCATTGCGAGAGCGTACTAGAGCTAAGAAAGAGTTAAAGACTAATACCAAGTATTGCGTTAAACCAGGTTGTGGCGAAGaatgtaaaaaaaagtgttcttCAAATATATCTGAAATCCAGCGAGGTATTATAAATAAGCAGTTTCGTAATTTCACCTGGAGAGAACAGTACATATACATAATTAACAACACATCTCAAACTATACCGGCCAggcgaacaaaaaaaaatcctaactCAAAAGTAATTAACCGAGGAAAAactattacatattttatgttGAATGAAAATAATGAGAAAGTAACGGTgtgcaagattttttttttgacgacCCTTGGATTTGAGAAAAAAAACGACAAGGTTCTGCGAAACGCTTTAAAACAAGCGcaagtacaagaaataacggATATGCGAGGCTGTAATCCCAACCCTAAAAAGATCGATAACAAGCCCATCATTGATCACATTAATTCTTTTCATCCTGCTGTATCACACTACAGAAGAGTACATGCACCCAATCGAAAATATTTACCATCAGAACTAAATATTCGTGATATGTACAAAGACTTTTGTGATAAAATGGGTATAACTGAGCAGTCCGCTCCCGAAGATTGTGTATCTTACGATCACTACCGACGAGTTATTAAAGAACTTAATATCTCTTTCGCAAAACTAGGCAACGAGGAGTGCGAAATATGCGAAAAATATAAACTACATAACCCTGATTTTAAGGAGATCCGACATCGAAATTGCACCGGATGTAAGGAATACGAATTGCATCACAGAAGATACATTGTAGCACGACAGAAATACGATGAAGATAAATCTCGTCAAATGAGTATGCAAGACCAAACCAGTGACACTATGTATTACTCAGTAGACCTAGAAAAGGTTATAATGTGCCCTCGTCTAGATGAATTCAAGGTTGCTATATTTTGCCCAAGATTGATATTGTTTAATGAGAGTTTCGTACCTCTTGGAGACAAGAAATTTCGAGGCGCGAGGGACACATTTGCTTGTATCTGGCATGAAGCTATTGCTGGCAGGAAAAAAGACGACATCATAAGCTGTTTCCGagctttttttttgcaatatcgTGACGTCAAGCACATAACATTGTGGCTTGACAACTGTGCCGCTCAAAACAAAAACTGGGGTCTTTTTTCCTATTTATTGTATCTGATTAACTCGAGTGATGTAAATTTGGAAACTATCACTCTGAAATATTTGGAAGTAGGACACACATACATGTCAGCGGATGAATTCCATCATCAGGTAGAGTTGTCActcaaaaagaagaaaagaataTATGACTTTGAAGACTTCCATCACGCGGTTTCAGATACTCATCGTAAAATTACTGTAAAGAAAATGGTCGTGAGCGACTTTTGTAAATTTGAAGATTGCTCTTCTTCATACAAACTTCAAAATATGACACCAAGAGTATATCTGAGTAACATGTGCGAAGTAACTTTTCGAAGGGAAATTAATACAATAGCATTcagaactgattttgatggcATTGAAAGAGAACTGGACTTCTTGagagtgaaaaatattaaaattggcaTTCCAAGACCAGCAATAAAAACTCAATTCAGAGGAGTTAATAAAAAGCGAAAATCTGATATAATCGATCAGTTACTTTCTCTTATGCCAGAGAACCGAAGGGCGTTTTGGCGAAATTTACCAGTGAATGATAACTCTGTCGATTTGATTAACGAATATGAGGAAGATGTTGACAAATAG